The Nitrospira sp. sequence GAGCATTGGCGCAGGACAGTTCTTCGGTCCGCTGCTGGATGCGATCTTCAAGATGCTGGGTCAGCTCGGTCAGATCGGAGTAGGCCTTGGCATTGTCGATGGCCGCCGCGACGTGGCTTGCAATAGTGAGCAAGATACTGAGATCTCCCTCACTGCATGGACGTGACCCTCGGTCAGCCAATAAAAATCCGAGAATCTTTGTACGGCTCTGGAGCGGCACGGCGACGAATGACCGTGCTCCGGACCGGCGCAGCAACTCAAGCAGCGGCGGAAATATACGCTGGGGGATGGCCTCGATGTCATGGATCAGCAACGGCTTGCTGTGAATGAGCAGATCCGCCGCGATGCCGCCATCGACGATGGGTAATTCAAGCCGGTAAGCGGCCTCCGTAAGTTCCTGTGAAACTCCGATGATCCGAGCGAAGGAGGCGCAGTTCTTTTCTGGGTAGTGAAGAATGACCGCCATTCGAGAAAATCCGAGATTCTCGACCAGCAACCGGAGCACTGTGTCAAGCAACTGACCCATGTCGAACATATTGGCGCGTGCGATTGCGGCACTGGCTTTATGCACCGTGGTTAAGTGCCTGACCTGCAGTCGGATGGTGTCGAGGTTTGCGGTGATCGCGTGATTCCTGTCCTGCAGACATTGTGTCATCACGCTGAATGCATGGGTCAATTGACCGACTTCATCATTGGTAGGTCGAGGGAGGGAAATGTGAACATCCTTTCCCTCTGCGAGTTTCCGCGCAGCACCGGCGAGACTTCGGAGTGGTGTCGTAATGCGAGATGTAAGAAAGTGCGCGCCGACGACGCCTGCGACAATGATGAGCAGCGTGAGAATCGAAACGTTACGAACGATGATCAACAGGGCTTGCTTGGCTTGGGCGTCGGTTATGCCGATACGCACCAGGCCGACCACCGGCGAGATTGTGGGTAGGAGAGTGGGGCCAATGATATCCTCCAATTCGACCGGAAGATGAGGCAGCGGTGGCTCGGATGGGGATTCTCGGAGGACCGGCATCGCAAAGTCGAACAGGGTTTCCGTCCGCACGAAAAACGGTAGGAGCCAATCAGAGGACTCATCCTGAGGGACCAACGTGTGTTCTGCAGATTGAAAAAATCTGGTAATGAGCGGAACGGTCAGCGGCGCCCGCAGCAGCGATTGTGATATCCGGTCGTCAGGGTAGAGCGGTTGTTCTACGGCCGGAGGTGACCCGTTCGACGACCTCCGAATGCGCTTGCTTTGTCGGTTCAGGATGCGGCCGTCGGAGCCGGTGATGACGACATACACGACGTGATCGATCGTCATCAGGCTCTGCATGAATTGACCAAGTGTGACCCGATCCTCAAGCACAACGCCGGCAAGGCGAAAGTGTTCGTTCTGTACGGTGT is a genomic window containing:
- a CDS encoding ATP-binding protein; translation: MDSSGLLRGQRPGPGSGARLFGLRLKFMAFFSLILIMTCSSLSWYFIEARRKAMTDNLEELGSILLTNTVQNEHFRLAGVVLEDRVTLGQFMQSLMTIDHVVYVVITGSDGRILNRQSKRIRRSSNGSPPAVEQPLYPDDRISQSLLRAPLTVPLITRFFQSAEHTLVPQDESSDWLLPFFVRTETLFDFAMPVLRESPSEPPLPHLPVELEDIIGPTLLPTISPVVGLVRIGITDAQAKQALLIIVRNVSILTLLIIVAGVVGAHFLTSRITTPLRSLAGAARKLAEGKDVHISLPRPTNDEVGQLTHAFSVMTQCLQDRNHAITANLDTIRLQVRHLTTVHKASAAIARANMFDMGQLLDTVLRLLVENLGFSRMAVILHYPEKNCASFARIIGVSQELTEAAYRLELPIVDGGIAADLLIHSKPLLIHDIEAIPQRIFPPLLELLRRSGARSFVAVPLQSRTKILGFLLADRGSRPCSEGDLSILLTIASHVAAAIDNAKAYSDLTELTQHLEDRIQQRTEELSCANAQLQEHDRRRTTFLSVVSHELGTPMTAIRSFAENMLDGVTGPLTDLQRTYLTRIQRNVARLGRIISQLLDWSRLDTKRIELRLEEVCVRRMAMIAVDSLQMLAAEKNVSLDIPPLESLPPVQGDRDKVEQILVNLLGNAIKFTAPGGRITVEFCESPPGLVQTCVADTGCGIDSSHLPNIFDEFSRVPSPMPTAQGAQLGLCITKTLVTMHHGSIWVESQPGIGSRFYFTLPIAAPQFDSGRTTWRI